Proteins from one Gossypium raimondii isolate GPD5lz chromosome 8, ASM2569854v1, whole genome shotgun sequence genomic window:
- the LOC105791553 gene encoding F-box/kelch-repeat protein At3g61590 isoform X1 — MQAFALTLEGHAHSNYLNFLQVLFIMEGETSWNSHCIDDMSKDIGEFDSFSELSDEGNKEMIVSVDSILPDDLLERILAYLPIASIFRAGSVCRRWHEIVSSKRFLWNFSHVLSHKPWYFMFTSSDEPVGYAYDPILRKWYSIELPCIQTPNWFIASSCGLVCFMDNDSRSELQVCNPITKICKKLQEPPGMKFSDYSALSLSVSRTSHNYTISIVKSKQVPGNFLQWDLSIHIYDSETMMWATSLTEVLTGWRGGDESVICDGVLYFLIYSTGVGTPENRHSLVAYNLSSRSSPLIRSLIPVPGPLTCGRLMNLKGKLVMVGGIGKPDRPDIIKGIGIWVLNGRNWVEVGRMPHKFFQGFGELDDVFASSGTDNLIYIQSYGAPALLVFDMSQKLWKWSLKCPVSKKFPLQLFTGFCFEPRLEIAP, encoded by the exons ATGCAGGCTTTTGCATTAACTTTGGAGGGCCATGCTCACTccaattattt GAATTTTCTTCAAGTGTTGTTTATAATGGAAGGAGAGACTTCTTGGAACAGCCATTGCATTGATGACATGTCTAAAGACATCGGTGAGTTTGATTCATTCTCGGAACTTAGTGATGAAGGTAATAAAGAAATGATCGTTTCTGTAGACTCAATCCTACCCGATGACTTGTTGGAACGAATTTTGGCTTATCTTCCCATTGCTAGCATTTTCAGAGCTGGTTCTGTGTGTAGAAGATGGCATGAGATTGTCAGTTCCAAAAGATTTTTATGGAATTTTTCGCATGTCCTATCACATAAGCCTTGGTACTTCATGTTCACAAGTTCTGATGAACCAGTTGGTTATGCCTATGACCCGATCCTCCGTAAATGGTACAGCATCGAACTTCCATGCATTCAGACTCCAAACTGGTTTATTGCTTCATCATGTGGATTGGTTTGTTTCATGGACAATGACAGTAGAAGCGAGTTGCAGGTATGCAATCCGATTACCAAGATTTGCAAGAAGCTTCAGGAGCCCCCTGGTATGAAATTCTCTGACTATAGTGCACTGTCACTCTCGGTTAGCAGGACATCTCACAATTATACGATATCCATTGTGAAATCTAAACAAGTCCCCGGAAACTTTCTCCAATGGGACCTTTCGATACACATTTATGATTCAGAAACAATGATGTGGGCAACCTCCTTGACTGAGGTTTTAACAGGATGGAGAGGTGGAGATGAAAGTGTGATCTGTGATGGGGTTTTATACTTTCTGATTTACTCAACCGGGGTTGGTACACCAGAAAACCGTCACAGCCTTGTTGCATATAATCTCTCTAGCCGATCATCCCCATTGATACGGAGCCTTATTCCAGTACCAGGCCCGCTTACCTGTGGTCGTTTGATGAACCTCAAGGGGAAGCTGGTAATGGTGGGAGGAATCGGGAAGCCAGATCGACCCGATATAATCAAGGGCATTGGAATCTGGGTTCTTAACGGGAGGAATTGGGTAGAAGTCGGTCGCATGCCCCATAAGTTCTTCCAAGGATTTGGTGAGTTGGATGATGTTTTTGCTAGTAGTGGTACTGATAACCTCATATACATCCAAAGCTACGGTGCCCCAGCTCTTCTTGTTTTCGACATGAGCCAGAAACTATGGAAATGGTCGCTCAAGTGTCCGGTCTCAAAGAAATTCCCTCTTCAGCTCTTCACTGGCTTTTGCTTTGAACCAAGGCTTGAAATTGCTCCATGA
- the LOC105791553 gene encoding F-box/kelch-repeat protein At3g61590 isoform X2, which yields MEGETSWNSHCIDDMSKDIGEFDSFSELSDEGNKEMIVSVDSILPDDLLERILAYLPIASIFRAGSVCRRWHEIVSSKRFLWNFSHVLSHKPWYFMFTSSDEPVGYAYDPILRKWYSIELPCIQTPNWFIASSCGLVCFMDNDSRSELQVCNPITKICKKLQEPPGMKFSDYSALSLSVSRTSHNYTISIVKSKQVPGNFLQWDLSIHIYDSETMMWATSLTEVLTGWRGGDESVICDGVLYFLIYSTGVGTPENRHSLVAYNLSSRSSPLIRSLIPVPGPLTCGRLMNLKGKLVMVGGIGKPDRPDIIKGIGIWVLNGRNWVEVGRMPHKFFQGFGELDDVFASSGTDNLIYIQSYGAPALLVFDMSQKLWKWSLKCPVSKKFPLQLFTGFCFEPRLEIAP from the coding sequence ATGGAAGGAGAGACTTCTTGGAACAGCCATTGCATTGATGACATGTCTAAAGACATCGGTGAGTTTGATTCATTCTCGGAACTTAGTGATGAAGGTAATAAAGAAATGATCGTTTCTGTAGACTCAATCCTACCCGATGACTTGTTGGAACGAATTTTGGCTTATCTTCCCATTGCTAGCATTTTCAGAGCTGGTTCTGTGTGTAGAAGATGGCATGAGATTGTCAGTTCCAAAAGATTTTTATGGAATTTTTCGCATGTCCTATCACATAAGCCTTGGTACTTCATGTTCACAAGTTCTGATGAACCAGTTGGTTATGCCTATGACCCGATCCTCCGTAAATGGTACAGCATCGAACTTCCATGCATTCAGACTCCAAACTGGTTTATTGCTTCATCATGTGGATTGGTTTGTTTCATGGACAATGACAGTAGAAGCGAGTTGCAGGTATGCAATCCGATTACCAAGATTTGCAAGAAGCTTCAGGAGCCCCCTGGTATGAAATTCTCTGACTATAGTGCACTGTCACTCTCGGTTAGCAGGACATCTCACAATTATACGATATCCATTGTGAAATCTAAACAAGTCCCCGGAAACTTTCTCCAATGGGACCTTTCGATACACATTTATGATTCAGAAACAATGATGTGGGCAACCTCCTTGACTGAGGTTTTAACAGGATGGAGAGGTGGAGATGAAAGTGTGATCTGTGATGGGGTTTTATACTTTCTGATTTACTCAACCGGGGTTGGTACACCAGAAAACCGTCACAGCCTTGTTGCATATAATCTCTCTAGCCGATCATCCCCATTGATACGGAGCCTTATTCCAGTACCAGGCCCGCTTACCTGTGGTCGTTTGATGAACCTCAAGGGGAAGCTGGTAATGGTGGGAGGAATCGGGAAGCCAGATCGACCCGATATAATCAAGGGCATTGGAATCTGGGTTCTTAACGGGAGGAATTGGGTAGAAGTCGGTCGCATGCCCCATAAGTTCTTCCAAGGATTTGGTGAGTTGGATGATGTTTTTGCTAGTAGTGGTACTGATAACCTCATATACATCCAAAGCTACGGTGCCCCAGCTCTTCTTGTTTTCGACATGAGCCAGAAACTATGGAAATGGTCGCTCAAGTGTCCGGTCTCAAAGAAATTCCCTCTTCAGCTCTTCACTGGCTTTTGCTTTGAACCAAGGCTTGAAATTGCTCCATGA